A window from Drosophila kikkawai strain 14028-0561.14 chromosome 2L, DkikHiC1v2, whole genome shotgun sequence encodes these proteins:
- the chinmo gene encoding LOW QUALITY PROTEIN: zinc finger protein chinmo (The sequence of the model RefSeq protein was modified relative to this genomic sequence to represent the inferred CDS: substituted 1 base at 1 genomic stop codon), whose translation MDPQQQFCLKWNSYSSNLAITFSNLFKSDLLADVTLSCDGAVFKAHKLILAACSKKFADLFENTPTNGQCVIILEATTPDNMAALLEFMYKGEVHVSQEALNSFLKSAESLQVKGLSTETGRLAAQQAQQQQHMGDSSPLDSPTGRRSMRNSLSGGNGSNILPGGAAGVGIGLGGVTGANSIPGGLGNGNGLSLAGALSGMAAAGGMAAAASVAASGLSALAASANALDRCGSAGGNIIGGTAAGIGPLSGGTGTGGGNGGMGVGGNGVGGNNGPISLGSGAGAAHHLGGSTGSLKQECDSLMHPGGSSSSSGGMGYTHVPPIYRPISYEPLRKRALRSPYAEQEQRGSVLRDGSKNSSSECPSPINKPPYHRPSSSASSTAPTEADTMHSERASPQSSRYENHSPSTTAGNGNVTSGLDRIVKSERNNGSANEANDDDRELMDESADNGAEDLRVKLENSNYSPPPPPNSNTSSTTTPNALLENLKNADGSLSGNLAASIAPADMLNVWNATKMNNKNSVNTADGKKLKCLYCDRLYGYETNLRAHIRQRHQGIRVPCPFCERTFTRNNTVRRHIAREHKQEIGLAAGATIAPAHVAAAAAAAAAANHSPXEAAATAAAAVVMNAHKEAAKQRKRKSLKMALEKCMQRRDAMAAESTTGGDEGEGAVSEGVGSGGGNGGDAGAGSAGTEPPFTYEQQQQRMHQELALQIKAAMAAEQAQAAAEAQASVEAMDSTMNTTANTTTTGTTTTNTTTNTNTTSDGCSDAEASDGSERPMEVDEQPPEPQPGSELLVVEPKIEVLSDSEDDEDQLHLHMAEEDEDEPSVQAEAIYDHMPTTPTSPNMIPPPNETPILTSTPKVNVEQ comes from the exons ATGGATCCACAGCAGCAGTTCTGCCTCAAGTGGAACAGTTATTCGTCTAACTTGGCAATAACATTCTCCAATCTGTTCAAATCGGATCTGTTGGCCGATGTCACACTATCCTGCGATG GCGCAGTTTTTAAAGCCCACAAACTTATATTGGCGGCCTGCTCAAAGAAGTTCGCCGATCTGTTTGAAAACACGCCCACAAACGGCCAGTGTGTCATCATACTGGAGGCCACCACGCCGGATAATATGGCTGCACTCTTGGAGTTTATGTACAAGGGTGAGGTCCATGTGTCCCAAGAGGCGCTCAACAGTTTCCTCAAGTCTGCCGAGAGTTTACAG GTCAAAGGCCTGTCCACAGAGACGGGACGCCTGGCGGCCCAGCAggcgcaacagcagcaacacatGGGCGACAGCTCACCGCTGGACTCGCCAACGGGACGAAGGAGCATGCGAAATAGCCTGAGCGGAGGCAATGGCAGCAACATCCTGCCTGGTGGTGCCGCTGGTGTAGGCATTGGACTGGGTGGTGTGACGGGAGCCAACTCCATACCCGGAGGTCtaggcaatggcaatggcctGAGCCTGGCCGGAGCTCTGAGCGGCATGGCTGCGGCTGGAGGCATGGCAGCGGCTGCCAGTGTGGCAGCCAGCGGTCTGAGTGCTTTGGCGGCCAGTGCGAATGCTCTGGACAGATGCGGCAGTGCTGGTGGTAATATAATTGGAGGAACAGCGGCGGGAATTGGTCCACTGAGTGGAGGAACAGGAACTGGCGGCGGCAATGGTGGCATGGGTGTCGGCGGCAATGGCGTCGGCGGCAACAATGGACCCATTAGCCTGGGCAGCGGTGCTGGCGCCGCTCATCACCTGGGCGGATCTACCGGCAGCTTGAAGCAAGAATGCGATTCGCTTATGCATCCGGGTGGCAGTAGCTCCTCCTCGGGAGGCATGGGCTATACCCATGTGCCGCCCATCTACCGACCCATCTCCTACGAGCCGCTGCGTAAGCGAGCCCTGCGTAGTCCTTATGCGGAGCAAGAGCAGCGTGGATCCGTGCTAAGAGATGGTTCCAAGAACTCATCTTCAGAGTGTCCCAGCCCGATTAATAAGCCACCCTACCACCGTCCCTCGTCCAGCGCCTCCTCAACGGCGCCCACTGAGGCGGATACCATGCATTCGGAAAGAGCTTCGCCACAGTCCAG TCGCTATGAGAACCACAGTCCCAGCACCACAGCCGGCAATGGCAATGTAACCAGTGGCCTGGATCGCATTGTAAAATCTGAGCGCAACAATGGCAGTGCCAATGAGGCTAATGATGACGACCGCGAGCTTATGGATGAGTCAGCAGAT aacgGAGCCGAGGATCTGCGCGTAAAGCTGGAGAACTCAAACTATtcaccgccgccaccgccaaaCTCAAACACCTCATCGACAACCACACCGAATGCCCTGCTGGAGAACCTCAAGAATGCCGATGGATCCCTGTCCGGTAACCTGGCCGCCTCTATAGCTCCAGCGGACATGCTTAACGTTTGGAATGCCACCAAGATGAACAACAAGAACAGCGTCAATACGGCCGATGGCAAGAAACTCAAGTGTTTATATTGCGATCGCCTCTATGGCTATGAGACGAATCTGCGAGCACACATCCGCCAGAGACATCAGGGCATCCGTGTGCCCTGTCCCTTCTGCGAGCGAACCTTTACGCGTAACAACACTGTGCGCCGGCATATTGCACGAGAACACAAGCAGGAAATTGGTTTGGCGGCGGGAGCAACCATTGCACCCGCCCAtgtggcagcagcggcagcggcggcagcagccgcCAATCATTCACCATAGGAAGCGgccgcaacagcagcggcagcagtagTCATGAACGCCCACAAGGAGGCGGCAAAGCAGCGCAAACGTAAATCACTCAAGATGGCACTGGAGAAGTGCATGCAGCGACGGGATGCCATGGCGGCGGAGTCCACCACGGGGGGAGACGAGGGAGAGGGGGCAGTATCGGAGGGTGTAGGATCAGGAGGAGGAAATGGCGGTGATGCGGGAGCAGGCTCAGCGGGCACTGAGCCACCGTTCACGTacgaacagcagcagcagcgaatgCACCAGGAGCTGGCTCTGCAAATCAAGGCGGCCATGGCTGCCGAGCAGGCACAGGCGGCAGCGGAGGCGCAGGCATCTGTGGAGGCCATGGATTCAACCATGAATACCACGGCCAATACAACCACCAcaggcaccaccaccaccaacaccaccacAAATACCAACACCACCAGCGATGGCTGCAGCGATGCAGAGGCCAGCGATGGCAGCGAACGTCCCATGGAAGTGGACGAGCAGCCGCCAGAGCCGCAGCCAGGTTCAGAGCTCCTGGTGGTAGAGCCAAAGATCGAAGTGCTGTCGGATTCAGAGGACGATGAGGATCAACTGCATCTGCATATGgccgaggaggatgaggatgaaccCAGTGTCCAGGCCGAAGCCATATACGATCACATGCCCACCACGCCCACCAGCCCCAACATGATACCACCGCCCAACGAGACGCCCATATTGACCTCCACGCCCAAGGTCAATGTGGAGCAGTAG